Proteins encoded within one genomic window of Suricata suricatta isolate VVHF042 chromosome 17, meerkat_22Aug2017_6uvM2_HiC, whole genome shotgun sequence:
- the TSR1 gene encoding pre-rRNA-processing protein TSR1 homolog, which produces MAAHRSGPLKQQNKAHKGGRHRGRGSAQRDSKGRLALKVLSKKVRKELSRVDQRHRASQLRKQKKEAVLAEKRQLGSKDSPPHQVLVVPLHDRISLPEAFRLLQDKDTGTVHLNEWGSNHSFMLLCPRLKHRWFFMSARPGDLHAVLDMAKVADTILFLLDPLEGWDSTGDYCLSCLFAQGLPTYTLAVQGISGLPPRKQIDAKKKLSKRVEKRFPNDKLLLLDTQQEAQMLLRQLANQKQRHLAFRDRRAYLFAHAADFVPSEENNLVGTLKISGYVHGQTLNVNSLLHIIGHGDFQMKQIDAPMDPFPLNPRVVKSQDSGAAMEICAMDAVVDMEEDLKVLMKADPERQESLQTEVIPDPMEGEQTWPTEEELNEANDFLKESSKVVKKVPKGTSSYQAEWILDEDGESGAEDEYDETEHEDFIEENSQDEGSEKEEEEECETMTIGESVHDDLYDDSVDEEAEEKMLEKYKQERLQEMFPDEVDTPRDVAARIRFQKYRGLKSFRTSPWDPKENLPQDYARIFQFQNFTHTRKRIFKEVEEKEVEGAEVGWYVTLHVSEVPISVVEYFKRGAPLIVFSLLPHEQKMSVLNMVVSRHPGNTEPVKAKEELIFHCGFRRFRASPLFSQHTAADKHKFQRFLTADTALVATVYGPITFPPASVLLFKQNSNGMHSLIATGYLLSVDPDRMVIKRVVLSGHPFKIFTKMAVVRYMFFTREDVLWFKPVELRTKWGRRGHIKEPLGTHGHMKCSFDGKLKSQDTVLMNLYKRVFPKWTYDPYVPEPVPWIKSEISSTVPEVDME; this is translated from the exons ATGGCGGCCCACCGTTCTGGCCCGCTTAAGCAGCAGAATAAAGCTCATAAAGGCGGGCGGCATCGGGGTCGAGGATCCGCGCAGCGGGACAGCAAGG GCCGTCTAGCACTGAAGGTCCTAAGcaagaaagtgagaaaagagCTCAGCAGAGTAGACCAGAGGCATCGCGCCAGCCAGCTCCGAAAGCAGAAGAAGGAGGCG GTTCTGGCAGAGAAAAGACAGCTGGGGAGCAAGGATAGTCCTCCTCATCAGGTGCTGGTGGTGCCTCTGCACGACAGGATTTCCCTGCCAGAGGCCTTTAGGCTGCTTCAGGATAAGGACACTGGAACAGTACACTTGAATGAATGGGGAAGCAACCATAGCTTTATGCTGTTATGCCCCCGCTTGAAACATCGGTGGTTTTTCATGTCTGCAAGGCCGG GGGATCTGCATGCTGTGTTAGACATGGCTAAAGTGGCGGATACCATCCTTTTTCTCCTTGATCCACTAGAAGGCTGGGACAGCACTGGGGATTACTGTCTTTCCTGCCTTTTTGCCCAGGGCCTTCCCACCTATA CACTAGCTGTCCAGGGGATTTCTGGTCTTCCACCGAGGAAACAAATAGATGCCAAAAAGAAGCTAAGTAAAAGAGTAGAGAAGCGCTTTCCTAATGACAAACTTCTCCTGTTAGACACACAACAGGAGGCACAGATGCTGCTCAGGCAGTTGGCTAACCAAAAGCAACGGCATCTTGCCTTTCGAGATCGACGGGCCTACCTGTTTGCTCATGCTGCTGACTTTGTGCCTAGTGAAGAAAATAACTTGGTGGGCACCTTGAAAATCTCAGGCTATGTTCATGGGcaaactctgaatgtaaatagcTTGCTGCATATCATTGGACATGGTGATTTCCAGATGAAACAGATAGATGCTCCTATGGACCCTTTCCCTTTGAATCCTAGAGTGGTCAAATCACAAGACTCTGGAGCTGCAATGGAG ATTTGTGCTATGGATGCTGTAGTTGATATGGAGGAAGACCTTAAGGTCCTAATGAAAGCAGACCCCGAAAGACAAGAATCTTTGCAAACAGAGGTTATCCCAGATCCAATGGAGGGGGAACAAACCTGGCCCACAGAGGAGGAGCTGAATGAGGCCAATG ACTTCTTAAAGGAAAGTTCCAAGGTGGTAAAGAAGGTTCCCAAAGGGACATCCAGTTACCAGGCTGAATGGATTTTGGATGAAGATGGTGAAAGTGGTGCAGAAGATGAGTATGATGAGACTGAACATGAGGATTTTATTGAAGAGAACTCTCAG GATGAGGGCagtgaaaaggaagaggaggaagaatgtgAAACTATGACGATAGGAGAATCTGTGCATGATGATCTGTATGATGACAGTGTGGATGAAGAGGCTGAGGAAAAAATGTTGgagaaatataaacaagaaaGACTGCAAGAAATGTTTCCAGATGAAGTAGATACCCCCCGTGACGTGGCTGCAAGAATCCG ATTTCAGAAATACAGAGGCCTCAAGAGCTTCCGGACATCTCCATGGGATCCTAAGGAAAATCTGCCTCAAGATTATGCTCGGATTTTTCAGTTTCAGAACTTTACTCATACTAGGAAACgcatttttaaagaagttgagGAAAAAGAGGTTGAAGGAGCTGAG GTTGGCTGGTATGTCACACTTCATGTCTCTGAAGTCCCTATCTCAGTAGTTGAGTACTTTAAGCGAGGGGCACCCttgattgtattttctttactaCCTCATGAACAGAAG ATGTCAGTACTAAATATGGTGGTGAGCCGGCACCCTGGCAACACTGAGCCTGTGAAAGCTAAGGAGGAGCTGATCTTCCACTGTGGGTTCAGGCGCTTCCGAGCCTCACCTTTATTCTCTCAGCACACTGCAG CGGATAAACATAAATTTCAGAGATTCCTGACTGCTGATACGGCCTTGGTGGCAACAGTATATGGCCCAATCACGTTTCCTCCTGCATCTGTACTGCTTTTCAAACAGAATAGCAATG GAATGCACAGCCTCATTGCTACAGGCTATCTGTTGTCAGTGGATCCAGACAGAATGGTCATCAAGAGAGTTGTTTTGAGTGGCCATCCTTTCAAGATTTTTACTAAGATGGCAGTTGTGCGCTACATGTTCTTCACCAGAG aGGATGTGTTGTGGTTTAAACCAGTGGAACTGAGAACAAAGTGGGGTCGCAGGGGACACATCAAGGAGCCTTTAG GTACTCATGGCCACATGAAGTGCAGTTTTGATGGGAAGCTAAAATCTCAGGACACAGTACTGATGAATCTCTACAAACGAGTTTTCCCCAAATGGACTTATGATCCATATGTACCAGAACCAGTACCATGGATAAAAAGTGAGATTTCTTCAACAGTGCCTGAAGTGGATATGGAGTAA